Proteins from a genomic interval of Apteryx mantelli isolate bAptMan1 chromosome 5, bAptMan1.hap1, whole genome shotgun sequence:
- the SPARCL1 gene encoding LOW QUALITY PROTEIN: SPARC-like protein 1 (The sequence of the model RefSeq protein was modified relative to this genomic sequence to represent the inferred CDS: substituted 1 base at 1 genomic stop codon) produces MMEQLILDAIAKHVKDKEVIRSSQHGFTKGKSCLMNMIAFYDGMISWVDERRAVDVVYADFRKLSICLVGPAFAIPTYPLIYKLGIHKQKTAEKAQDIHSIISKEENTEYVNKGDSLSSQRNKNKEVPLSDTEHREESRPAKTWRRSGREHEEKDSLKSINFLSLHIKPGLASDKQDSDSGSRSREQFSSEYYQFSRHEKHNNEQVMDDEENPVDGLSEPNTWKYNKNTVGLSENTSEGDEEEKVEEEEEEWGEETDHRDMKHKTHLTNQDNQYKRQQNEESGQSDEIMRDSSQPLQITKRHGEKFDREEKEKDETQRKPYEEGKISLSQKSSNQDQDDKQQSRQGKDNSQVNNQSGHETVVKRQYKEESNDDDSEEDLSNAWKETTYEEGERIQSNNPGSSNTEREGGGTDEDDSAVSRDNSDYPDVKIKDFVHFEEDYYHHEPPNSDSKEQMETSNSVQSVNSTEPEDKVNRLKKKKKKEDXKRENGSYSEGESASNSSGKAFLDPCRNFHCKRGKVCHADEQEKPSCICQDPAACPSTNDYEHVCGTDNKTYDGTCQLFGTKCQLEGTKMGRQLHLDYMGSCKYIPHCTDYEVDQLPLWMRDWLKNILMQYYERDLDTSGFLTEKQRSKVKKIYQNEKSLMAGDHPVELLLHDFEKNYQMYVYPVHWQFYQLDQHPVDRLTTHSELAPLRASLVPMEHCITRFFQKCDGDKDKLIPLKEWCHCFGIKREDIDENLLF; encoded by the exons CTCTCCATTTGTCTTGTAGGACCAGCTTTCGCTATTCCA ACCTATCCCTTAATCTACAAGCTTGGAATCCAtaaacaaaaaactgcagaaaag GCTCAAGATATTCATTCCATCATCTCAAAGGAAGAGAACACAGAGTATGTAAACAAGGGTGATTCACTGTCAAgtcagagaaacaaaaataaagaggtACCACTATCAGATACTGAGCACAGGGAGGAGTCCAGGCCTGCTAAAACATGGAGAAGAAGCGGTAGGGAGCATGAAGAGAAAGATAGCCTGAAGAGCATTAATTTCCTTTCGCTGCACATTAAACCAGGTTTGGCTTCTGACAAGCAGGACAGTGACTCTGGCAGCAGAAGCAGAGAACAGTTCAGCTCTGAATATTACCAGTTCAGCAGACATGAGAAACACAACAATGAACAAGTTATGGATGATGAAGAGAATCCAGTGGATGGTCTCAGTGAACCTAACACCtggaaatataataaaaatacagttggCCTATCTGAAAACACCAGTGAAGGTGATGAAGAGGaaaaggtggaggaggaggaagaggaatgggGTGAGGAAACTGACCACAGAGATATGAAGCACAAAACCCACCTGACAAATCAAGACAATCAATACAAAAGACAGCAAAACGAAGAGAGTGGGCAATCTGATGAAATCATGAGAGATTCCAGTCAGCCACTCCAGATAACCAAGAGGCATGGTGAGAAATTTGAtcgagaggagaaagagaaggatgagacCCAAAGAAAGCCCTACGAAGaaggaaaaatctctctctctcagaaaagCAGTAACCAAGATCAGGATGACAAACAGCAAAGCCGACAAGGCAAAGACAATTCTCAAGTAAACAATCAGAGTGGTCATGAAACAGTGGTGAAAAGACAATATAAGGAGGAGAGTAATGATGATGACAGTGAGGAAGATCTCAGCAATGCCTGGAAAGAAACAACCTATGAAGAAGGTGAAAGAATCCAGAGTAACAATCCTGGAAGCAGCAACActgagagggaagggggagggactGATGAAGATGACAGTGCAGTTAGCAGGGATAACAGTGATTACCCAGATGTCAAAATTAAAGACTTTGTTCACTTTGAGGAAGATTATTACCATCATGAGCCACCTAATTCTGACAGCAAGGAACAAATGGAAACAAGTAACTCTGTTCAGAGTGTGAATTCAACGGAACCTGAAGATAAGGTAAAtcgccttaaaaaaaaaaaaaaaaaggaagattaaaaaagggaaaatgg ATCATACAGTGAGGGGGAAAGTGCAAGCAACAGCAGTGGGAAGGCTTTCCTGG ATCCATGTAGGAACTTCCACTGCAAAAGAGGAAAAGTCTGCCATGCAGATGAACAAGAGAAACCCAGCTGTATTTGCCAAGACCCTGCTGCTTGCCCTTCAACTAATGATTATGAGCAT GTTTGTGGCACTGATAATAAGACTTACGATGGCACATGTCAACTCTTTGGCACAAAATGCCAACTTGAAGGGACAAAAATGGGACGCCAGCTGCATCTGGACTATATGGGATCCTGCAAAT ACATCCCTCATTGTACTGACTATGAAGTGGATCAGCTCCCTCTCTGGATGAGAGATTGGCTCAAAAACATCCTTATGCAGTATTATGAACGTGATCTGGATACATCTGGATTTCTAACTGAAAAGCAAAGGAGTAAA GTCAAAAAAATCTATCAGAATGAAAAAAGTCTCATGGCTGGTGACCACCCAGTTGAGCTTCTCCTCCATGACTTTGAGAAAAATTATCAGATGTATGTGTATCCTGTGCACTGGCAGTTTTACCAGCTTGATCAGCACCCTGTTGACAG aTTAACAACTCACTCAGAGCTGGCTCCTTTGAGAGCTTCTCTCGTTCCCATGGAACACTGCATAACCCGTTTTTTCCAAAAGTGTGATGGAGACAAAGACAAACTCATCCCTCTGAAGGAGTGGTGCCACTGCTTTGGGATTAAGAGAG AGGACATAGATGAAAACCTCCTGTTTTGA